In Lolium rigidum isolate FL_2022 chromosome 7, APGP_CSIRO_Lrig_0.1, whole genome shotgun sequence, the DNA window CTCGGATGATAGTGAGGATGAGGAGCACACTGGTGCTTCCAGCAACCCTGTGCCATTGCCTGAAGATAATGAGCCGAGTCAGCCAAGTGATAGAAATACTGAAATTGGTCATCACCAGGTTACTAATGCAGATGAAAATATGAATGCAGCGCAAAATAACCAACTCAAGGATGAGAGAAACCCAACACACAGTTCAGATGAGCTTGGGTATCCCGTCAAAGACAGCTTAAGTGGCAGTGAGTCTGTTGGAGTGCAACAGAGTGAAAGGCAGGGGAGGATCCAGCCTAAACGAATCCGCAGTCACTCACCTCAGGCTAGGAGGAGCCCTTCTGGAGAAAACAAGCACAGTCCATCCCCAAGGTACTGGACCTTGTGTCATTCCCTAAAACATGCATCCGTGTATCACCATAAATTGCAAGTACTTAAAAAAACTTAATGTCATCTAGTTTGTATTAATACCCCTTCTGGATGCCTAAGAATGTGTTTTCTTCTTCATTTCAGTTCATCACTTGGAAGGCAAGGCAGGTCGCCACTTGCTAAGCGGGCTCATCTGCAGCAGAGCAAATCACCACACCAAGAGAGTTTGCTACCAGGACAACCATTACTTGCAAGTTCAGAATTACCCCAGATGCAGTTTCAGCCAAATGCTATGGCACCGGCTAATGATTTCATGCAGAACCAGATAAGAAGCTATCCCGCACAAGATCTTTCTCATCCTAGGCCATTGGATTTCCATCCTCATACCCTCCAGCCAGTTGTTCCTTCTCAACAGCAACCTGCTGCCTTTCACCCTGATGAGTTTAAGAGGCCTTTTCCTGTTGACAGTGCCCCAGTTCCTCTTCCAGATGGACGGCCGGAGTTTTCTGGTGGTGTAGGTCTGCCTTATTCAAGTCACCAGTCTTCATATGGCCAGCAACAGCCTCCTGGCAGTTTGGCTTCGGGCGCTAACATAGTTTACCCATTCCAGATATATCCATCAAATCTGCCAGGAAGTAGTGACCTAGGTCCTGTATCTGATGCTGTTCTGCCTAAATCATCTATCAAGCCACATTACAACCCATTTGCATCTACCTTTGAAACAGACCCAACTCTAGATATTGGTCCTGTTCTAAGCCCAAATGCAGTTGTGTCTGCTTCAGGAAAATCATTAGAGCACATCAATACACTTAGTCCTTTCGGTCAATCTGTTCCTGGATCTGGAATTCGTTTCAATGGAAGTTCTGCAGAAGTTATGCCTAGTCGTCAGAAGCAATCTTATCCTGGTTTTGCCTCTAGGGGTCCCTATGATCCACTGCTCGATAGTATTGAACCCtcaagcaattcaatcaacaagaTGGATCTTGGTCAGGAGGCAAATCTGAGTGCCACTGGTAGTCGCAATGCATCGAAACTTGTTAACATAGAAGTTGAGAGTAAAAATATGCACGGACTCGGGCTTGTTGCCGAATCAGAAGTTGGAGAAGTTGGAGAGGTAGCAGCAGATACTGAAACAGGTGTGGTGGAGAATGTAAGTCCTGAGCCGTTAGGTGCTAAAGACTGGAGCTCAGATGTCCCTGGTGATATGGACAATGACCAGTCGTTGGATGTAAGCAAGAAGGGTAAAGATTCCAGATCAATGAAGCTTTTTAAGGTTGCTATTGCAGATTTTGTTAAGGAAGTCCTTAAGCCATCATGGAGGCAGGGAAACATGAGCAGAGAGGCTTATAAAATGATTGTCAAGAAAACAGTTGATAAAGTTTCTAGTGCAGTCCCTGGCAATCATATACCAAAAACACCAGCAAAGATTAGACAGTATGTCCAGTCTTCTCAAAGGAAAGTGACTAAACTAGTAATGGTATGTTTACAGAATCTGCCAATACTCTTTCTGCCCATTTGCTTACAGTTTCCCATAAGTTTATTCACTATGTTGTAGCCTGTGGTAAGTCATATTATATGTTTACAAAATCTGCCAATACTAGTAATGGTAACTGTAAGCAAATGGGCAGAACTAGTAATGGTATGTTTACAGAATCTGCCAATACTCTTTCTAGCCATTTGCTTACAGTTTGCAATAAGTTCATTCACCATGTTGTAGTCTATGGTAAGTCACATGATCTGTTCAATATCTCAATACTATCGTGGAAAGTATGCCATGCCATTGATAGCGTGAAACATATCGTGTGTTCTTGTCAACTTCATGCTATTCAATTCTTAAACTCTGACTTTGTAACTGGAGTGTCATGAAATCTTTGCACCATATCATGTTATTCTGGGAGGCTGGGATTTATTTCCTCAAGTTTGGAAGTAGCTTGAATTATCTAAATCACAGCCCGCATTGGGTTGTTGGAATATTTGGACAAGACGGAATGGTTGGAAGGCTAGAGCTTTTTAACAGTTTGTCAATTCTTCGTGTCATTGGTGAGATGTTGAGTTGATTTAGGATGATCAAAGGCATTCCATACTGTTTGCTCttctagttttatttttattttggttgCAGGTTCCAGTTTTAGGTTTTGGTTACTTTAGTTTGCAGATTCTTTAGGTTTCCTGTGGCTGTGGAGCCTGAATTTCTTGTAAATATATTACTATATTTCAGCAGGGAACTCCTTTACTATTTTTCTCGAATAAGGTAAACAAATTTGAAGAATACTCTGGAAGGGTGCACATACGTTCTGAACTTTACTTAGACATAGTATTGTTTAACATAAGCTCTTTACTCAGGTTCTGATGTTCAGCATAAATTCTCTGTAGCTAATCTACTAGTTGGTTGAAGTTTGGATACCTATGAATCGATTTATTTCTTTTCTTCAGGGCTATGTTGACAAGTATGTGAAGTTATAGCTGGACCAGTAAATCACTGAATTGTACCATGGACTGGGCCAATCAGAACATACTTGCAGTTAGAGAACATGTGATGGATACCACCAATTTAGGCCGCAAGCTGTGTAATGCTAttttggagcatctgtttgcaCGAGATGGTCCTTTAGCAATAAGGTATTTTTGTATGTAGTTCTGAGGGAACACTGTATTAAAATCACGTGTTTACACACACATGTTCCATATTCTGAGAAATGGCTGCCCTAGTCAACTGTAAGATGCTTTTGGTGATAACTTTTTCCATTTCCAGCCAACACAAGATAAGTGATAGCCTGATAGTAGGAtggtctatttttttttcttgtacTGGATTCATCAACATGCCGCTGGTGCTGCGGAGCAGGGTCTGCCTGTTAGGTTAGAAcattcattttctgtttttgtaCTAAAGTGCATGAGCAGACCAAAGTCACGCTTAACTTCACCTGATGATCTCTGTCTTTTAAATCTGAGAAAGCGTAACTGGTTTGTTTTGGAGGTCTTGTTCTTTCTGCTGAATGTGTTTGCCTCTTAGTTGGCGTCACCGCAAGCTATTTATTTGGGAAACATAGTTGTTGTTTTATCATAATGAACCAATTTGTTGGCTTGAGCTGTGGTTTTAAACAGAAGCTGATAAATGGAATATCAGATTAATCTTGGGAGACTTGACGATTGCAATAAACTTGGTGATCCTTTGGTAGGACACCCCTAACCGTTATTAGGCAATATATAAAGCATATTATTGTACATGAGAAAGCTTTCATGCGAACATGTACCGAGGTTGGAAATGGAGAGAGAATTTGTTGTGCTAATAATGGCTTCTAGTTTTGTTTTTCTCGATGGCTGGAAGCGGGATTTGGATGAAAACAGAATGATGATGATGGTTTGAGACCTGAGGTTTACGAAGTGACACTAACCCTTGTGTTGCTCCTCTTTTTTTATACAATAAAAAAAGGGGAAGAAGAATGAACTTAGCTCTGGAGCTGAAATAACGTGCAATTCCCCCGGGTTGGCAGCACAACACCGAGGGTGAGCTTTTTCTTTGACGGAATCATATCTCTTTATTTACTCATTCAACACAAACGGTACATGGTTAACCTTAACCAGAAGAGGTAGGATCTAAGTAGGGGTTTGTCTAACCAGATTACCAGACTTGTTGGTCTTATATATCCTGTGCTAGACTACCTACCTAATTCATGAGCAACCATATTTGCTTTGCGACAATTGTGGTGAACTAGGGTGAGTCAGCACCGCCGACCGTGTTGTGCGTTGTTAAAAAAAAGTTGGCCAAAATACATATTCTTTACACTGTATTTGGAATTTGGATGCATAGAATTGGGTGAGGAATTGGAAAATCTGGAACTCGGCCTCCATTTCCGCTGCTTGGGTGCGCGTTGAATCTGGGGATGGGGATAGAATTGGAGGCAAATTCCGAGCGCCCAGCCAATACGGAGCGCTCTGTCCCGCGAGCGACGGAGGAAAGCCGCATCCCCGCGACCTGGAGCAGGCCGCCCGGCGGCGGCAGAGGTGAGTCGTCCCCgccctcctctccttcttcccgGCGCCTTCTTCTCCACCGACGGCGTCCGCGCTCCATGACCCCGCCCCAAACCCTCGGTTGACCAGGCGGGACGGGAGGGGTGGCGGCTGGCGGCGGCAGGGGATGGTTCCTGGCGGCGGCGAAGAGGGGTAGAGCCTGGCCGTCAGCTCATCAGCGACGTGGTCTGATCAATCTCTGGCTGTAAGTGGGCATGCCCGTGGGTGCCCACCACATGCTCACCTCTGTGTGCTTGGCTTGAGCGGGACGTCCGCTTCTGTCCTTTTAATTGGTACGTACAAATTCAGCGGCCCCCGCCAGCCCCACCTATACCCGCTAAATAAACTTTGCTTCCCAGCATCCCCGCGCGCTCCCGTCGCCGCAAGCTCCGCCGACGGCAGCGGCAACACCAACGACGGCCCGGAGTGCGGACGCTCCGCTGACCCACGCCTCCGCCCCGTGCCTCAGCTCACCATCGTCCCTATCCTGAATGGATGAGTGTGTAAATCAATCATGGAGCTGCCATCTTCTCCGCTCGATTCCTCTCCTTCTTAAGCGAAGTTGACGCTCTCCGCTCCACTTTGATTTCATTCTACGATTCAAttagctagctgctgctgctatcAATTACTCATCTCCTGACAGACCTCACGGGAGGCCAGCTACTCCCATGGATCT includes these proteins:
- the LOC124670400 gene encoding YLP motif-containing protein 1-like; the protein is MYGQGGGFNPHFRHAAPLPPPPPLSQQPLPPPPPPPQEPQAGPTGGFQHQPLPPPPPLGQYQQQPPAMRPPPGQYQPYQNQAYPYAHLGQMNHMPMPPQQQRGFGHMPMPGPLPPPQAMYQQQPPPQYPMPGSLPPPPPRPPSIAPEDLPPPPPLPPPPPPPSSPPLRPPSPPVAPTTAQSPAGPEGGPDGGPGGKNEEASTELIVSDDSDMDMDGDEDSPSRVHLTVANSSPVAAAKCSGDINAVNVPKAVNDMSTLGSDLPPGSGTTDKSKTGNVTVEAGSQLQLIQQGYASDDSEDEEHTGASSNPVPLPEDNEPSQPSDRNTEIGHHQVTNADENMNAAQNNQLKDERNPTHSSDELGYPVKDSLSGSESVGVQQSERQGRIQPKRIRSHSPQARRSPSGENKHSPSPSSSLGRQGRSPLAKRAHLQQSKSPHQESLLPGQPLLASSELPQMQFQPNAMAPANDFMQNQIRSYPAQDLSHPRPLDFHPHTLQPVVPSQQQPAAFHPDEFKRPFPVDSAPVPLPDGRPEFSGGVGLPYSSHQSSYGQQQPPGSLASGANIVYPFQIYPSNLPGSSDLGPVSDAVLPKSSIKPHYNPFASTFETDPTLDIGPVLSPNAVVSASGKSLEHINTLSPFGQSVPGSGIRFNGSSAEVMPSRQKQSYPGFASRGPYDPLLDSIEPSSNSINKMDLGQEANLSATGSRNASKLVNIEVESKNMHGLGLVAESEVGEVGEVAADTETGVVENVSPEPLGAKDWSSDVPGDMDNDQSLDVSKKGKDSRSMKLFKVAIADFVKEVLKPSWRQGNMSREAYKMIVKKTVDKVSSAVPGNHIPKTPAKIRQYVQSSQRKVTKLVMGYVDKYVKL